The following coding sequences are from one Devosia yakushimensis window:
- a CDS encoding alpha-L-fucosidase: MSAQDLQPLALHQDKKAWFIHDRFGLFVHWGLYALPARHEWVKSREELSDADYQRYFDNFDPDLYDPREWARRAKAAGMKYVVLTTKHHDGFCLWDTKATDFKSTNTPYGRDLLTPFVDAFRAEGLKIGFYYSLIDWHHPDFTVDPRHPQRNHPDALKINEGRDMHRYAAFMREQVTELLTQFGRIDIMWFDFSYPQWKQGELVGKGHQDWESEKLVRLVRELAPDIIINNRLDLAGLPADITTPEQYTPRAWPQRGGKRVTWEACHTLSGSWGYHRDEDTWKSTEQLVQMLIGTVAMGGNLLMNVGPTARGTLDHRAIAALDAYEQWMAAHERSIVSCTQSEFAAPTDCRLTQNGDKLYIHLFNWPFKHLHFDALAGKVEYAQFLHDGSEVTWLKPAANALWANTQFPVSPDEMTFVLPIRRPQVVVPVIEVTLKH; encoded by the coding sequence ATGTCAGCACAGGACCTGCAGCCGCTCGCGCTGCACCAAGACAAGAAAGCCTGGTTCATTCACGACCGTTTCGGTCTCTTCGTGCATTGGGGGCTCTATGCTCTCCCCGCGCGCCACGAATGGGTCAAGAGCCGCGAAGAGCTCTCCGACGCGGACTATCAGAGATATTTCGACAATTTCGATCCCGACCTCTACGACCCCAGGGAATGGGCCCGTCGCGCCAAGGCCGCCGGTATGAAATATGTAGTGCTGACCACCAAGCATCATGACGGCTTCTGCCTGTGGGACACCAAGGCCACCGATTTCAAATCGACCAACACCCCCTATGGTCGCGACCTGCTCACCCCCTTCGTCGACGCCTTCCGTGCCGAAGGCCTCAAGATCGGCTTCTATTATTCGCTGATCGACTGGCACCACCCCGACTTCACCGTCGATCCCCGCCATCCCCAGCGCAACCACCCCGACGCCCTCAAGATCAATGAGGGCCGCGACATGCACCGCTACGCCGCCTTCATGCGCGAGCAGGTGACCGAATTGCTGACCCAGTTCGGCCGCATCGACATCATGTGGTTCGATTTCAGCTATCCGCAGTGGAAGCAGGGCGAACTGGTCGGCAAGGGCCACCAGGATTGGGAAAGTGAAAAGCTCGTCCGCCTGGTGCGGGAGCTAGCGCCCGATATCATCATCAACAACAGGCTCGATCTGGCGGGCCTGCCCGCCGATATCACCACGCCCGAGCAATATACCCCGCGCGCCTGGCCGCAACGCGGTGGTAAGCGCGTCACCTGGGAAGCCTGCCACACGCTGAGCGGCTCCTGGGGTTATCACCGCGACGAAGACACCTGGAAAAGCACCGAACAACTGGTGCAAATGCTGATCGGCACGGTCGCCATGGGCGGCAACCTCTTGATGAATGTCGGCCCCACCGCCCGCGGCACGCTCGACCACCGCGCCATCGCCGCTCTCGATGCCTACGAACAATGGATGGCGGCGCACGAACGCAGTATCGTGAGCTGCACCCAATCCGAATTTGCCGCCCCCACCGATTGCCGGCTGACCCAGAATGGCGACAAGCTCTACATCCACCTCTTCAACTGGCCGTTCAAACACCTCCATTTCGACGCCCTGGCCGGCAAGGTCGAATATGCCCAATTCCTGCATGACGGCAGCGAAGTCACCTGGCTGAAACCCGCTGCCAATGCGCTCTGGGCCAATACCCAGTTCCCCGTCAGCCCGGATGAAATGACCTTTGTGCTACCGATACGCCGTCCCCAGGTCGTCGTCCCGGTCATCGAGGTCACACTCAAGCACTAG
- a CDS encoding ABC transporter substrate-binding protein has product MQNFGVLRRQVVSAVAIAMLASTWAGAAFGFQEAPQLKALVDAGSLPPVEERLPTNPLVLTPLESVGSYGGTWRTATFGGGDSEIERTIGYSRLVRWNFEWTEVIPDIAESVEVNADATEYVFTLRAGTRWSDGEPFTADDLVFWNENVLRNTEITPSPPAWLMAGGEPVKVEDLGDNKVAFKFAAPNGLFLMNMATVRGADILAGAPAHYLRQFHKEFNPDGIEALVKAAGATDWVQLFNNKVGFPGRWRDLGRPTLDPWVMSSPYSGTTQVVGERNPYYPKVDTEGNQLPYIDRITIDVMEDTQAIILKAISGDIDMQNRFIETTDARPVIVQNREKGGYDLFIARPAWSNALLITLNQTHKNPALRAVFSNKDFRIGLSHAINREELNQLIYAGQAKPYQAAPREGTALYDEQMATQYLEYNVDLANEYLDKAGIAERDAEGFRLGSDGKRITFAIDALTGSPIQVDALEMIQRYWRAVGIDMQPRPAERSLIFARLQTNDNDGLGWVGGGGYDFLGLLDPKWYFPHEQESSFATAWGLYYQNPNDPNAEEPSPAAKKQMDLYRQVQEAPTVEAALALMKELLAITRDEFYIIGTNLEPDRVGIVKTNMHNVPDVIPSTSFYMMPGPAKPETFYYAQ; this is encoded by the coding sequence ATGCAGAATTTCGGAGTTCTGCGACGGCAGGTTGTGTCTGCCGTTGCAATAGCGATGCTGGCCAGTACATGGGCCGGCGCCGCTTTCGGCTTTCAGGAGGCACCACAGCTCAAGGCGCTGGTGGATGCCGGTTCGTTGCCACCCGTTGAGGAGCGGCTGCCGACGAACCCATTGGTGCTGACCCCGCTTGAATCGGTGGGCAGCTATGGCGGCACCTGGCGCACCGCCACCTTTGGCGGCGGCGACAGCGAAATCGAGCGGACCATCGGCTATTCGCGGCTGGTGCGCTGGAATTTCGAATGGACCGAAGTGATCCCCGACATTGCCGAAAGCGTCGAGGTCAATGCGGACGCCACCGAATATGTGTTCACGCTGCGCGCGGGCACCCGCTGGTCCGATGGCGAGCCGTTCACCGCCGACGATCTGGTGTTCTGGAACGAGAATGTGTTGCGCAATACCGAGATCACGCCATCCCCGCCGGCCTGGCTGATGGCGGGCGGAGAGCCCGTCAAAGTGGAAGATCTCGGCGACAACAAGGTTGCCTTCAAATTCGCCGCGCCGAACGGGCTGTTCCTGATGAACATGGCCACGGTGCGCGGCGCCGATATCCTGGCCGGCGCACCGGCGCATTATCTGCGGCAGTTCCACAAGGAGTTCAATCCCGATGGGATCGAAGCGCTGGTAAAGGCTGCCGGTGCGACCGATTGGGTGCAGCTGTTCAACAACAAGGTCGGCTTTCCCGGCCGCTGGCGCGATCTGGGCCGGCCCACGCTTGATCCATGGGTCATGAGCTCGCCCTATAGCGGCACGACCCAGGTCGTGGGCGAGCGCAATCCCTACTATCCCAAGGTCGATACTGAGGGCAATCAGCTCCCCTATATCGACCGCATCACCATCGACGTGATGGAAGATACCCAGGCGATCATCCTCAAGGCGATCAGCGGGGATATCGATATGCAGAACCGCTTTATCGAAACCACCGACGCCCGTCCGGTGATCGTGCAGAACCGAGAAAAGGGCGGCTATGACTTGTTCATCGCCAGGCCGGCCTGGTCCAATGCCCTATTGATCACGCTCAACCAGACGCATAAGAACCCGGCTTTGCGCGCTGTGTTTTCCAACAAGGATTTCCGCATCGGGCTCAGCCACGCCATCAACCGCGAGGAGCTGAACCAGCTCATCTATGCCGGACAGGCCAAGCCCTATCAGGCGGCGCCACGCGAAGGCACTGCGCTTTATGACGAGCAGATGGCCACGCAATATCTCGAATACAATGTCGATCTGGCCAATGAATATCTCGACAAGGCGGGCATTGCCGAACGCGATGCCGAAGGGTTCCGGCTTGGGTCGGACGGCAAGCGGATCACCTTTGCCATCGACGCGTTGACGGGCAGCCCGATCCAGGTCGATGCGCTCGAAATGATCCAGCGCTATTGGCGCGCCGTCGGCATCGACATGCAGCCCCGTCCGGCCGAGCGTTCGCTGATCTTTGCGCGCCTGCAGACCAACGACAATGACGGGCTCGGCTGGGTTGGCGGCGGCGGTTACGACTTCCTCGGCCTGCTCGATCCCAAGTGGTATTTCCCCCATGAGCAGGAATCGAGCTTTGCCACGGCCTGGGGCCTCTATTACCAGAACCCCAATGATCCCAATGCCGAGGAGCCGAGCCCGGCCGCCAAGAAGCAGATGGATCTCTACCGGCAGGTGCAGGAAGCCCCCACGGTCGAGGCGGCCCTGGCCCTGATGAAGGAGCTGCTCGCCATCACCCGCGACGAGTTCTACATCATCGGCACCAATCTCGAGCCGGATCGCGTCGGCATCGTCAAGACCAATATGCACAACGTGCCCGACGTCATCCCCAGCACGTCATTCTACATGATGCCGGGGCCGGCCAAGCCCGAGACCTTCTACTACGCACAGTAA
- a CDS encoding LacI family DNA-binding transcriptional regulator has protein sequence MRRPKNTEPKITIADVARAAGVSPMTVSRVLNDRGGASAETSERIVAAANELNYRPNPFARGLRSDRSKTIGLLVPDITNPFFPEVIRGAEDAASAAGYNLLLSNVVESSKREEELIEALLLHRVDGIIVCSARLPDAALHKALEPHRAVVLINREAPNDVAGTITTDYEAGASLAIDHLVQRGRRKIGIIAGPRSSFGGKSRLVGFRATLAAHGLKAQGIVYCDPTVTGGQSAATQLLAETSDIDALVCYNDLNAIGAMKACRAAGIAIPEQIALVGFDDIPIAELLSPTLTTLRVQKREMGEEAVRLLLSRIATKNHQHGIVIVPELIVRETS, from the coding sequence TTGAGACGCCCCAAAAATACCGAACCCAAGATCACCATTGCCGATGTCGCCCGCGCTGCGGGTGTCTCGCCGATGACGGTATCGCGGGTGCTGAACGATCGCGGCGGCGCCAGCGCCGAAACCAGCGAACGTATCGTCGCGGCGGCGAACGAGCTCAACTACCGCCCCAATCCCTTTGCCCGCGGCCTGCGCTCGGATCGCTCCAAAACCATCGGCCTCCTGGTGCCCGACATCACCAACCCCTTCTTCCCCGAAGTCATCCGCGGCGCCGAGGATGCAGCCAGCGCCGCCGGCTACAATCTGCTGCTCTCCAATGTGGTGGAAAGCAGCAAGCGCGAGGAAGAACTCATCGAAGCGCTGCTGCTGCATCGCGTTGATGGCATCATCGTCTGTAGCGCACGCCTGCCCGACGCCGCCCTGCACAAGGCGCTCGAACCCCATCGCGCCGTCGTGCTGATCAACCGCGAAGCCCCCAACGACGTCGCCGGCACCATCACCACCGATTACGAAGCCGGTGCCTCGCTGGCCATCGATCATCTGGTCCAGCGCGGCCGCCGCAAGATCGGCATCATCGCCGGCCCGCGCAGCTCCTTCGGCGGCAAGAGCCGGCTGGTGGGCTTCCGCGCCACCCTGGCCGCGCATGGGCTCAAGGCCCAGGGCATCGTCTATTGCGACCCTACGGTCACGGGCGGCCAGAGCGCCGCCACCCAATTGCTGGCCGAGACGTCCGATATCGACGCTCTCGTCTGCTACAACGATCTCAACGCCATCGGCGCTATGAAGGCCTGCCGGGCCGCCGGCATCGCCATCCCCGAACAGATCGCCCTGGTCGGGTTCGACGACATCCCCATTGCCGAATTGCTCTCGCCCACCCTCACCACCCTGCGCGTGCAAAAACGCGAAATGGGCGAAGAGGCCGTGCGCCTGCTGCTCAGCCGCATCGCCACCAAAAACCATCAGCATGGCATCGTCATCGTCCCCGAACTCATCGTTCGCGAGACCAGCTGA
- a CDS encoding LacI family DNA-binding transcriptional regulator: MPPRKPPTMQDIARKVGVSPMTVSRALRDGTSVNTQTREAIRQAVEELGYVFDSTAANLRQQRTGFVAVTIPSINNANFADTVRGLSDGLKVHGLQPLLGYTDYDIDQEEALVEQLLRRRPEAIVVTGGQHTPRCRRLLESAGIPVVEIWDLPGQPVGHVVGFSNAAAAGMLIDHLVSTGRTRIAFIGGEAGRDSRGADRRAGFIAAMQRHGLDATRLIAAGVPPVSMLEGAAATRALLQQAPDTDAVLCVSDLVAFGALTECQRLGIAVPDQMAIAGFGNYEVAEICVPPLTTVNPFPEQIGRQTAATLLSLLGLSADNLPQNSKISPELLVRASTLS, translated from the coding sequence ATGCCGCCGCGCAAACCGCCGACCATGCAGGACATTGCCCGCAAGGTCGGCGTCTCTCCCATGACCGTGAGCCGCGCTCTGCGTGACGGCACTTCCGTCAATACACAGACGCGCGAAGCCATCCGACAGGCGGTGGAGGAGCTCGGCTATGTATTCGACAGCACTGCCGCCAACCTGCGCCAGCAGCGCACCGGCTTCGTCGCCGTCACCATCCCCTCCATCAACAACGCCAACTTTGCCGACACGGTGCGGGGGCTCTCCGATGGGCTGAAGGTGCACGGCCTGCAGCCGCTCCTGGGTTACACCGACTATGACATCGACCAGGAAGAGGCGCTGGTCGAGCAATTGCTCCGTCGCCGCCCGGAGGCCATCGTCGTCACTGGCGGGCAGCACACTCCGCGCTGCCGCCGCCTGCTGGAAAGCGCCGGCATCCCCGTTGTCGAAATCTGGGATCTTCCGGGTCAGCCCGTTGGGCATGTCGTCGGCTTTTCCAATGCTGCAGCGGCCGGCATGCTCATCGACCATCTGGTGAGTACGGGCCGAACGCGTATCGCTTTCATCGGCGGCGAAGCGGGGCGGGACTCCCGCGGCGCCGACCGCCGGGCAGGCTTCATCGCGGCCATGCAGCGCCACGGCCTCGACGCCACCCGCCTGATCGCGGCCGGCGTCCCGCCGGTTTCCATGCTCGAAGGCGCCGCCGCCACCCGCGCCCTGTTGCAGCAGGCGCCTGATACGGATGCTGTCCTCTGCGTCTCCGATCTCGTTGCCTTCGGTGCGCTGACAGAATGCCAACGCCTGGGCATTGCCGTGCCCGATCAGATGGCCATAGCCGGTTTCGGCAATTACGAGGTTGCAGAAATCTGCGTGCCGCCGCTGACCACCGTCAATCCGTTTCCAGAACAGATTGGCCGGCAAACGGCTGCGACACTTTTGAGCCTGCTGGGACTATCGGCCGATAACTTGCCCCAAAACTCCAAAATTTCGCCTGAACTGCTTGTTCGCGCCTCGACCTTGTCCTGA